The proteins below come from a single Arthrobacter sp. zg-Y1171 genomic window:
- a CDS encoding YafY family protein has protein sequence MPTTTSRLLLLLSLLQTPRDWPGQVLADRLEISPRTVRRDVDRLREMGYSIRALKGPDGGYRLDAGAELPPLLFDENQVLALAVALQSAPLTGAAIEEAAARALATVRQVMPSRLRHRLDALQFTALSVGPGDAGSVSPELLLTLAAAVRSRQVLRFDYAGAQSGDGDVGFSPPRRAEPHHLVASRGRWYLVAWDLDRNDWRIFRADRIAPRTPVGARFRERELPGGSVHAFVSARFRGTEPGKNPGKGSDWPCRGAVILHLPAAAVVPFAGDGTVEAVGSDRCRLEAGSWSWAALAASFGRFDAGLEVVGPPELAAAFGKLATRFTAAAAR, from the coding sequence ATGCCCACCACGACGTCGCGGCTCCTGCTGCTCCTCTCACTTCTGCAGACCCCGCGGGACTGGCCGGGGCAGGTGCTCGCGGACCGGCTGGAGATCAGCCCCCGGACCGTGCGCCGCGACGTCGACCGCCTGCGGGAAATGGGCTATTCAATCCGGGCGTTGAAGGGGCCGGATGGGGGCTACCGCCTGGACGCCGGTGCCGAGCTGCCGCCGCTGCTTTTCGATGAGAACCAGGTGCTGGCGCTCGCCGTCGCACTGCAGTCCGCACCCCTTACGGGTGCGGCGATCGAGGAGGCCGCGGCACGGGCGCTGGCCACGGTCCGGCAGGTGATGCCCTCGCGGCTGCGCCACCGTCTTGACGCGCTGCAGTTCACCGCGCTGTCCGTGGGTCCCGGTGACGCCGGATCGGTTTCGCCGGAACTGCTGCTGACCCTCGCCGCTGCCGTCCGATCACGTCAGGTGCTGCGCTTTGACTATGCAGGTGCCCAGTCGGGAGACGGCGACGTCGGCTTCTCACCGCCGCGCCGGGCGGAGCCGCATCATCTGGTGGCCTCCCGCGGACGCTGGTACCTGGTGGCCTGGGACCTGGACCGGAACGACTGGCGGATCTTCCGTGCCGACCGGATCGCGCCGCGGACGCCGGTGGGTGCCCGGTTCCGGGAGCGGGAACTGCCCGGCGGCAGCGTGCACGCCTTCGTCTCCGCCCGGTTCCGGGGAACGGAGCCGGGAAAGAATCCCGGTAAGGGGTCCGACTGGCCCTGCCGGGGTGCCGTAATCCTGCATCTGCCGGCGGCCGCCGTCGTTCCGTTCGCCGGTGACGGCACGGTCGAAGCAGTTGGATCCGACCGGTGCCGGCTGGAGGCGGGCTCCTGGTCCTGGGCGGCACTGGCAGCCTCCTTTGGCCGGTTCGACGCCGGACTCGAGGTGGTCGGCCCGCCTGAACTGGCCGCCGCCTTCGGGAAGCTGGCTACCCGCTTCACCGCGGCGGCAGCACGGTAG
- a CDS encoding VOC family protein — MSVTTTPHLNFRGDARDALEFYHSVFGGQLIVVTNEDAYSVELPEEAGQVKFGQVIGGNGFSIMAYDVPASVSYDQGDKSSFVSVRGESAEEITALWDRLAEGSTVLQDLAPSAFSPAYGMVQDRFGVVWVLDVAVAYDPAG; from the coding sequence ATGTCTGTCACCACCACGCCCCACCTGAACTTCCGCGGCGATGCCCGGGATGCGCTGGAGTTCTACCACTCGGTTTTCGGCGGGCAGCTTATCGTCGTCACCAATGAGGATGCCTACAGCGTCGAACTCCCGGAGGAGGCCGGCCAGGTCAAGTTCGGGCAGGTCATCGGCGGGAACGGCTTCTCGATCATGGCCTACGACGTTCCCGCCAGCGTGTCCTACGACCAGGGGGACAAATCCTCCTTTGTCTCGGTCCGCGGCGAATCGGCCGAGGAGATCACAGCTCTCTGGGACCGGCTTGCCGAGGGCTCCACCGTGCTGCAGGACCTGGCGCCCTCGGCCTTCTCCCCCGCCTACGGAATGGTGCAGGACCGCTTCGGCGTCGTCT